Proteins found in one Hevea brasiliensis isolate MT/VB/25A 57/8 chromosome 18, ASM3005281v1, whole genome shotgun sequence genomic segment:
- the LOC110646572 gene encoding receptor like protein 29-like, which produces MAPSVSLRLLGVLLVLAGNEVMIALSRNSDGRDTVMEEEELLGLFKVFGALLDDPEWARVHPQPCTDTPWPGVQCELTEDPPIFHVTKIHIGPDIINPPCKTTAHLSSSLQKLPYLKVLSIFNCFVTSDPVILSPTLFETLSSLEHLALGSNPALCGQIPSSLGHIASLRVLSMSQNNLRGNIPHELGGLLNLEQLDLSYNNLSGEIPEEIGGLKSLNILDVSWNSLEGQVPHSLGQLNLLQKMDLGSNKLLGRIPQNLGKLKSLLLLDLSHNFMNGPMPVTLSGLEQLQYFILDHNPINSEIPLFVGSLKRLASISLSGCGLTGPIPYSLSSLKNLTALSLDNNSLIGTIPPSLGSLPNLDQLNVSNNQLSGELLLPEEFIGRLGERLDVRGNNGLCTSNKKNVSIYLETPVCLDKISNCHHKICPEQNQDESRGMQSSWYHGKTTSSNYGVAFPDQKLLPCTFLLSFLAFFL; this is translated from the coding sequence ATGGCTCCTTCTGTTTCTCTTCGCCTTTTGGGTGTGCTACTTGTTTTGGCAGGCAATGAGGTGATGATTGCACTATCAAGAAACTCGGATGGGAGAGATACGGTGATGGAGGAAGAGGAGCTTTTGGGACTTTTTAAGGTTTTTGGTGCTCTTTTGGATGATCCTGAATGGGCTCGAGTGCACCCACAACCATGCACTGACACTCCATGGCCTGGTGTTCAATGTGAGCTCACTGAAGACCCTCCAATCTTTCATGTCACAAAGATTCATATTGGCCCTGATATTATTAACCCTCCTTGCAAAACTACTGCTCATCTTTCAAGTTCCTTGCAGAAGCTACCTTACCTTAAAGTTCTTTCTATTTTTAACTGTTTTGTAACATCTGATCCTGTCATTCTTTCTCCTACTCTTTTTGAAACTTTATCTTCCTTGGAGCATCTAGCTCTTGGTTCCAATCCAGCTCTCTGTGGACAGATACCCTCAAGTTTAGGACACATTGCCAGCCTAAGGGTTCTGAGCATGTCCCAGAATAATCTACGAGGAAATATCCCTCATGAGCTCGGTGGCTTGTTAAATCTAGAGCAACTTGACCTAAGTTACAATAATCTAAGTGGAGAAATTCCTGAGGAGATTGGAGGGCTAAAAAGTTTGAACATTTTGGACGTAAGTTGGAATAGTCTTGAAGGGCAGGTTCCTCATTCTTTGGGTCAGCTTAATCTTCTCCAGAAAATGGATCTGGGCTCTAACAAGCTTCTGGGAAGGATACCTCAAAATTTGGGCAAGCTAAAGAGCTTATTGTTGCTTGATTTGAGCCATAATTTTATGAATGGACCAATGCCTGTAACCCTCTCAGGATTGGAACAGTTACAGTACTTCATACTTGACCACAATCCTATAAATTCAGAGATACCCTTGTTTGTGGGGTCCCTTAAAAGGCTCGCATCAATAAGTTTGTCAGGATGTGGGTTAACAGGCCCAATACCGTATTCTCTGTCTTCGTTGAAAAATCTTACTGCTCTCTCTCTAGACAACAATAGCCTCATTGGGACAATTCCTCCAAGCTTGGGGTCACTTCCAAATCTTGATCAGCTAAATGTAAGCAACAATCAGCTAAGTGGAGAACTACTACTCCCAGAAGAGTTCATTGGAAGGCTTGGCGAAAGACTAGATGTTAGAGGAAACAATGGATTGTGTACAAGCAACAAGAAAAATGTTTCTATCTATCTAGAGACCCCAGTTTGCTTGGATAAAATTAGCAATTGTCACCATAAAATTTGTCCTGAACAGAACCAAGATGAGTCCAGGGGAATGCAATCTTCATGGTACCACGGCAAGACAACAAGTTCAAATTATGGTGTAGCATTTCCTGATCAAAAGCTTCTTCCATgtacttttcttctttcttttctggcTTTCTTTTTGTAA